In a genomic window of Streptomyces pristinaespiralis:
- the manB gene encoding mannose-1-phosphate guanylyltransferase — protein sequence MNLAPEAILLVGGKGTRLRPLTVRTPKPMVPAAGVPFLTHQLARARAAGVEHVVLATSYLAEVFEPYFGDGSALGLHLEYVTEEEPLGTGGAIRNVASRLRSGPDDPVLVFNGDILTGLDIEALVGTHRSSGADVSLHLTRVEDPRAFGLVPTDGTGRVTAFLEKPQTPEEIVTDQINAGAYVFRRSVIDAIPGGRPVSVERETFPELLGAGAHLQGMVDSTYWLDLGTPHAFVRGSADLVLGRAPSPAVPGRRGDRLVLPTARVAPGAKLTGGTVVCEGAIVGEDARIDGSTVLAGAVVEPGAVICDSLVGAGARIGARTVLSGVVVGDGAVVGEDNELRDGARVWCDAVLPAGAVRFSSDQ from the coding sequence TTGAACCTGGCCCCAGAAGCGATCCTCCTGGTCGGAGGCAAGGGAACCCGGCTGCGTCCGCTCACCGTCCGCACCCCGAAGCCGATGGTCCCGGCTGCGGGAGTGCCGTTCCTCACCCATCAGCTGGCGCGGGCGCGGGCGGCGGGCGTCGAGCACGTCGTGCTCGCCACCTCGTACCTGGCGGAGGTCTTCGAGCCGTACTTCGGTGACGGCTCCGCGCTGGGCCTGCACCTCGAGTACGTGACGGAGGAGGAGCCCCTCGGCACCGGCGGGGCCATCCGCAACGTCGCCTCACGACTGCGGTCCGGCCCCGACGACCCGGTTCTCGTCTTCAACGGGGACATCCTCACGGGACTCGACATCGAGGCCCTGGTCGGCACCCACCGCTCCTCCGGTGCCGATGTCTCCCTGCACCTCACCCGCGTCGAGGACCCGCGCGCCTTCGGCCTGGTCCCGACGGACGGGACCGGGCGCGTCACCGCGTTCCTGGAGAAGCCCCAGACTCCCGAGGAGATCGTCACCGACCAGATCAACGCGGGCGCCTATGTCTTCCGGCGATCGGTCATCGACGCCATCCCGGGGGGCAGGCCCGTCTCCGTCGAGCGCGAGACCTTCCCCGAACTGCTGGGCGCCGGCGCCCACCTCCAGGGCATGGTCGACTCCACGTACTGGCTGGACCTCGGCACCCCCCACGCGTTCGTACGCGGCTCCGCCGATCTGGTCCTGGGCCGTGCTCCCTCTCCCGCCGTGCCGGGCAGACGTGGCGACCGGCTGGTGCTGCCGACCGCGCGGGTGGCGCCTGGCGCGAAGCTGACCGGCGGCACCGTGGTCTGTGAGGGCGCGATCGTCGGCGAGGACGCCAGGATCGACGGCAGCACGGTCCTGGCCGGCGCGGTCGTGGAACCGGGCGCCGTGATCTGCGACTCACTCGTCGGCGCGGGCGCGCGCATCGGGGCGCGTACGGTGCTGTCCGGCGTGGTCGTCGGGGACGGCGCCGTCGTGGGTGAGGACAACGAGCTCAGGGACGGCGCGCGGGTGTGGTGCGACGCGGTGCTCCCGGCGGGCGCGGTCCGCTTCTCCTCCGACCAGTAG
- a CDS encoding glycosyltransferase family 2 protein, producing the protein MSATTAAFVPAAAPEFPRHVVTAVLVSHDGARWLPDALAGLIGQERPVQNVVAADTGSADDSARLLTEALGADRVLHLARRTGFGTAVEEATRTAGVLTPEELPYLKRPSGWDPVSRTWRDEAYEMPELPYGEPVQWLWLLHDDCAPEPDALAELLRVADSDEHAAIVGPKLRGWYDRKQLLETGVSIANSGRRWTGLDRREQDQGQHDQVRSVLSVSSAGMLIRRDVFEELGGFDRRLPLMRDDVDLCWRAHSAGHRVLIAPDAVLRHAEAAARERRTVDCAGRSVASPHRVDKAGAVYTLLTNTRGVALPYVLLRIVLGTLLRTLAYLVGKVPGQAVDEVMGLFGVLLRPERILAGRRRRSRRAVEASELRPLFPPPGATVRATVEQVVSGFGGSDADSGGSRHGAVESGPGGDDADFLEIEQFARLKKIARKPGPLLFALLLVASLVACRGLFAGGALAGGALLPAPADVFDLWSRYADSWHPIGTGGTQTAPPYLAVLAVLSALFLGSTGLALTVLLVCSVPLAGLTAYFASRPIVGSRLLRAWASVAYAFLPAATGALATGRLGTAVLAIVLPLIARAAVAAHGLRLQGGGRGSWRATWAYALLLTFATAFTPVVWPIAVVIGIAVLVLRRGDITAYALRFLASVGTPMLVLAPWSLSLLTSPSGFFREAGLAYDGGAAGATDLLGISPGGPGTVGGLLMIGIVLAALGALLREERQFAIRGAWAVALVALVFAALVNGSGDSGAGWAGPATLVYGIALLAAAVLGAEGGRSRVAAQSFGWRQPLAALVALAAGLAPVVAAANWMLSGAGGPLERRDPVQVPAFVAEESDTQDQPRTLVLGGASAAKVSYTLVRGSGARLGDAELTETGGSDARLDKVVANLVAGSGADQTSQLSGFAIRYVLVRDGAPRQTSRVLDATPGLSRLSQLDGSALWRVDRQVARATIVTGKDEPLPVASDAVEAHAKIPVGGSGRVLRIADRAAEGWQATLDGRPLKKTTVDGWAQGFELPAEGGRLDLTYEDPATHTAWIWIQAFLALVLLVLALPGRRREIDDDLPEEPVAVPEQPVAGEGRRARRLRAQAEAEAEETEPTAQDGARPLEQDQEAAQPAAYTAAVPQQQYGEWETQSHADAPYGTSYDQQHQQQYQDGGYGGTAAQGPGYGGEQQYADGQQYGGDQSYADPRYQQPYEADPYQGASYGDGQYQQDGQYPTQYQQDGQYQPEGQYQQDGQYDPYGYGDPNGGPYPQPPAQAPGTTRGDSE; encoded by the coding sequence ATGTCCGCCACCACAGCCGCGTTTGTTCCGGCAGCCGCGCCAGAGTTCCCGCGGCACGTAGTCACCGCCGTGCTCGTCTCCCACGACGGCGCGCGCTGGCTCCCCGATGCCCTCGCCGGACTGATCGGCCAGGAACGCCCCGTGCAGAACGTCGTCGCGGCCGACACCGGCAGCGCCGACGACTCGGCCCGACTGCTCACCGAAGCCCTCGGCGCCGACCGCGTACTGCACCTCGCACGCCGCACCGGCTTCGGTACCGCCGTCGAAGAGGCGACTCGCACCGCCGGTGTCCTCACTCCCGAGGAACTGCCGTACCTGAAGCGGCCGAGCGGCTGGGACCCCGTCAGCAGGACCTGGCGCGACGAGGCCTACGAGATGCCCGAGCTGCCGTACGGCGAGCCCGTCCAGTGGCTGTGGCTCCTGCACGACGACTGCGCGCCCGAGCCCGACGCCCTCGCCGAACTGCTGCGCGTCGCCGACTCCGACGAACACGCCGCGATCGTCGGCCCCAAACTCCGCGGCTGGTACGACCGCAAGCAACTCCTCGAGACCGGCGTCTCCATCGCCAACAGCGGGCGGCGCTGGACCGGACTCGACCGCCGCGAACAGGACCAGGGCCAGCACGACCAGGTGCGTTCCGTCCTCTCCGTCTCCTCCGCCGGCATGCTCATACGCCGCGACGTGTTCGAGGAGCTCGGCGGCTTCGACCGGCGACTGCCGCTCATGCGCGACGACGTCGACCTGTGCTGGCGCGCCCACTCCGCCGGGCACCGCGTCCTGATCGCCCCCGACGCCGTACTGCGGCACGCAGAGGCGGCCGCCCGCGAGCGCCGCACCGTCGACTGCGCCGGCCGGTCCGTGGCCAGCCCGCACCGGGTCGACAAAGCAGGCGCCGTCTACACACTGCTCACCAACACCCGCGGCGTCGCGCTGCCTTATGTACTGCTGCGCATCGTCCTCGGCACACTGCTGCGCACCCTCGCCTACCTCGTCGGCAAGGTGCCCGGGCAGGCCGTCGACGAGGTCATGGGACTCTTCGGCGTCCTGCTGCGTCCCGAACGCATCCTGGCCGGCCGCCGCAGACGGTCCCGGCGGGCCGTCGAGGCGAGTGAACTGCGGCCGCTGTTCCCGCCGCCCGGCGCGACCGTCCGCGCCACCGTCGAACAGGTCGTCTCCGGCTTCGGCGGCTCGGACGCCGACTCCGGCGGCTCCCGCCACGGCGCCGTCGAATCGGGTCCCGGCGGGGACGACGCGGACTTCCTCGAGATCGAGCAGTTCGCCAGGCTCAAGAAGATCGCCCGTAAGCCCGGGCCCCTCCTCTTCGCCCTGCTCCTCGTCGCCTCGCTCGTCGCCTGCCGCGGGCTGTTCGCGGGCGGCGCCCTGGCCGGCGGCGCCCTGCTGCCCGCTCCGGCCGACGTCTTCGACCTCTGGAGCCGTTACGCCGACAGCTGGCACCCCATCGGCACCGGCGGCACCCAGACCGCGCCGCCCTACCTGGCCGTCCTCGCGGTGCTCTCCGCGCTCTTCCTCGGTTCCACCGGCCTCGCCCTGACCGTGCTGCTCGTCTGCTCGGTCCCGCTCGCAGGCCTCACCGCGTACTTCGCCTCCCGTCCCATCGTCGGCTCCCGGCTGCTGCGGGCGTGGGCGAGCGTCGCCTACGCCTTCCTGCCCGCCGCCACCGGAGCGCTGGCCACCGGGCGGCTCGGCACGGCGGTCCTCGCGATCGTGCTGCCGCTCATCGCCCGAGCGGCGGTCGCCGCCCACGGGCTGCGCCTCCAGGGCGGCGGCCGCGGCAGCTGGCGGGCCACCTGGGCGTACGCCCTGCTGCTGACCTTCGCGACGGCCTTCACCCCCGTCGTGTGGCCGATCGCCGTCGTCATCGGCATCGCCGTCCTGGTGCTGCGACGCGGGGACATCACGGCCTACGCGCTCCGCTTCCTCGCCTCCGTCGGCACGCCGATGCTGGTCCTCGCCCCCTGGTCGCTCTCGCTGCTGACCAGCCCTTCGGGCTTCTTCCGCGAGGCCGGGCTCGCGTACGACGGCGGCGCGGCGGGCGCGACCGACCTGCTGGGCATCAGCCCCGGCGGCCCGGGAACCGTCGGCGGCCTCCTGATGATCGGCATCGTGCTCGCGGCGCTCGGCGCCCTGTTGCGCGAGGAGCGGCAGTTCGCGATCCGCGGCGCCTGGGCGGTCGCCCTGGTCGCCCTGGTCTTCGCGGCACTGGTCAACGGCTCGGGCGACAGCGGTGCCGGCTGGGCCGGCCCTGCCACGCTCGTCTACGGCATCGCCCTGCTCGCCGCCGCCGTGCTCGGCGCCGAGGGCGGCCGCAGCCGTGTCGCCGCCCAGAGCTTCGGCTGGCGGCAGCCCCTCGCCGCCCTCGTCGCGCTGGCGGCCGGCCTCGCTCCGGTCGTCGCCGCCGCGAACTGGATGCTGAGCGGTGCCGGCGGTCCTCTCGAGCGGCGCGACCCGGTGCAGGTGCCGGCGTTCGTCGCGGAGGAGAGCGACACCCAGGACCAGCCGCGCACGCTGGTCCTCGGCGGGGCTTCCGCCGCGAAGGTCTCCTACACACTCGTCCGCGGTTCCGGCGCCCGTCTCGGCGACGCCGAGCTCACAGAGACCGGCGGCAGCGACGCCCGGCTCGACAAGGTCGTTGCCAACCTGGTCGCGGGCTCCGGCGCCGACCAGACGAGCCAGCTGAGCGGCTTCGCGATCCGCTACGTGCTGGTGCGCGACGGCGCCCCGCGCCAGACCAGCCGCGTCCTCGACGCCACCCCGGGCCTGAGCCGGCTCAGCCAGCTCGACGGCAGCGCGCTGTGGCGGGTGGACCGCCAGGTCGCCAGGGCCACCATCGTCACCGGCAAGGACGAGCCGCTGCCCGTGGCCTCCGACGCCGTCGAGGCGCACGCGAAGATCCCCGTCGGCGGCTCCGGCCGCGTCCTGCGCATCGCGGACCGCGCCGCGGAGGGCTGGCAGGCGACGCTCGACGGACGCCCGCTGAAGAAGACCACCGTGGACGGCTGGGCGCAGGGCTTCGAGCTGCCCGCGGAGGGCGGCCGCCTCGACCTGACGTACGAGGACCCCGCCACCCACACCGCCTGGATCTGGATCCAGGCGTTCCTCGCCCTCGTGCTGCTGGTGCTGGCCCTCCCGGGCCGGCGCAGGGAGATCGACGACGATCTGCCCGAGGAGCCGGTGGCCGTACCGGAGCAGCCGGTCGCGGGCGAGGGCCGCCGGGCACGCAGGCTGCGGGCCCAGGCCGAGGCGGAGGCCGAGGAGACGGAGCCGACGGCCCAGGACGGTGCCCGGCCGCTGGAGCAGGACCAGGAAGCCGCGCAGCCCGCCGCGTACACGGCGGCGGTGCCGCAGCAGCAGTACGGCGAGTGGGAGACGCAGAGCCACGCGGACGCGCCCTACGGGACCTCGTACGACCAGCAGCACCAGCAGCAGTACCAGGACGGCGGGTACGGCGGGACCGCGGCTCAGGGACCGGGCTACGGCGGCGAGCAGCAGTACGCGGACGGTCAGCAGTACGGCGGCGACCAGTCGTACGCCGACCCCCGCTACCAGCAGCCGTACGAGGCGGACCCCTACCAGGGCGCTTCCTACGGCGACGGTCAGTACCAGCAGGACGGCCAGTACCCCACCCAGTACCAGCAGGACGGCCAGTACCAGCCGGAGGGCCAGTACCAGCAGGACGGGCAGTACGACCCGTACGGCTACGGCGACCCGAACGGCGGCCCGTACCCACAGCCCCCGGCGCAAGCCCCCGGCACGACGCGAGGCGACTCAGAGTGA
- the cofD gene encoding 2-phospho-L-lactate transferase, with translation MRIVVLAGGIGGARFLRGLKQAAPEADVTVIGNTGDDIHLFGLKVCPDLDTVMYTLGGGINEEQGWGREDETFQVKNELAAYGVGPEWFGLGDRDFATHIVRTQMLSAGYPLSAVTEALCDRWKPGVRLLPMSDDRVETHVAVTLDGERKVIHFQEYWVRLRASVAAEAVVPVGAEQAKPAPGVLEAIASADVILFPPSNPVVSVGTILAVPGIREAIAEAGVPVVGLSPIVGDAPVRGMADKVLAAVGVEASAAAVAQHYGSGLLDGWLVDTVDEPAVAAVEAAGIRCRAVPLMMTDVDAAADMARAALALAEEVQA, from the coding sequence ATGCGCATTGTGGTTCTGGCCGGCGGCATCGGCGGCGCCCGTTTCCTCCGCGGTCTCAAGCAGGCCGCGCCCGAAGCGGACGTCACGGTGATCGGCAACACCGGTGACGACATCCATCTGTTCGGCCTGAAGGTCTGCCCGGACCTCGACACGGTGATGTACACCCTCGGCGGTGGCATCAACGAGGAGCAGGGCTGGGGCCGCGAGGACGAGACCTTCCAGGTCAAGAACGAACTCGCGGCGTACGGGGTCGGCCCCGAGTGGTTCGGCCTCGGGGACCGCGACTTCGCCACCCACATCGTCCGCACCCAGATGCTGAGCGCCGGTTATCCGCTCAGCGCCGTCACCGAGGCCCTCTGCGACCGGTGGAAGCCGGGCGTACGGCTCCTGCCGATGTCCGACGACCGCGTGGAGACCCATGTCGCGGTGACGCTCGACGGCGAACGCAAGGTCATCCACTTCCAGGAGTACTGGGTGCGGCTGCGGGCGTCCGTGGCCGCGGAGGCGGTCGTCCCGGTCGGCGCCGAGCAGGCCAAGCCCGCGCCCGGAGTGCTGGAGGCCATCGCCTCCGCGGACGTGATCCTCTTCCCGCCGTCGAACCCCGTCGTCAGCGTCGGCACGATCCTCGCCGTGCCCGGCATCCGCGAGGCCATCGCGGAGGCGGGCGTACCGGTCGTCGGCCTCTCCCCCATCGTCGGGGACGCGCCCGTGCGCGGCATGGCCGACAAGGTCCTCGCGGCCGTGGGCGTGGAGGCGAGCGCGGCGGCGGTCGCGCAGCACTACGGCTCCGGGCTGCTCGACGGCTGGCTCGTCGACACGGTCGACGAGCCGGCGGTCGCCGCCGTCGAGGCGGCCGGCATCCGCTGCCGGGCGGTGCCGCTGATGATGACCGACGTGGACGCGGCCGCCGACATGGCCCGGGCGGCACTGGCGCTGGCCGAGGAGGTACAGGCGTGA
- a CDS encoding DUF5719 family protein, producing the protein MKRTTISLIAVATALAAVTGVASLTAPDGEATTQAVAPARLPVERSSLLCPAPSSSDLAETRYTSFTPVMKDGAGAKEGATDDEAAGAGADTAELRPSAATLADPGAAPDKDGETEKDGEGTAEEDGEAAKPASDKPFLALKEPGRPVSAEESGGQAPALVGTATGRLAPGWTAQQTTSVSAGSGRGLLGVTCTAPDTDFWFPGASLSDKRQDYVHLTNPDDTAAVVDVELYGKDGALKTTVAEGIPVPGGAGLPVLLSTLTADPAEDVTVHVTTRTGRVGAVVRSAEEDSGSDWLAASADPAGTAVLPGIPADATSVQLVAFAPGDDDAELQVRLAGATGTITPAGAETLHVKSGMTASLDLKDVTRGEAGSLVLSPVEGGRPTPVVAALRVVRGEGDKKEVAFIPAAAPVGERATVADNRAKGSQLSLVAAGKAAEVKVTASAGTEGGTQVVKTYSVKAGTTLAVPAPVPAGLKGSYALTVETVSGGPVHASRSLEIAEDGIPMFTVQTLPDDRGMVAVPEAEQDLSVLDD; encoded by the coding sequence GTGAAGCGCACGACCATCTCCCTGATCGCCGTCGCCACGGCCCTCGCCGCGGTGACCGGCGTCGCCTCGCTCACCGCACCGGACGGGGAGGCCACGACACAGGCCGTGGCCCCGGCCCGGTTGCCCGTCGAGCGTTCCAGCCTGCTCTGCCCGGCTCCCAGCAGCTCCGACCTCGCGGAGACGCGCTACACCTCCTTCACCCCGGTGATGAAGGACGGCGCGGGCGCCAAGGAGGGCGCCACGGACGACGAGGCGGCGGGCGCCGGGGCGGACACGGCCGAGCTGCGGCCGTCCGCGGCCACGCTGGCCGATCCCGGGGCCGCGCCGGACAAGGACGGCGAGACCGAGAAGGACGGCGAGGGCACGGCGGAGGAGGACGGCGAGGCCGCGAAGCCCGCGTCCGACAAGCCTTTCCTGGCTCTCAAGGAGCCGGGCAGGCCCGTCTCGGCCGAGGAGAGCGGCGGCCAGGCCCCCGCGCTCGTCGGAACGGCCACCGGCCGCCTCGCCCCCGGGTGGACCGCGCAGCAGACCACCTCGGTCTCCGCGGGCAGCGGCCGGGGCCTCCTCGGTGTCACCTGCACCGCACCGGACACGGACTTCTGGTTCCCCGGCGCCTCGCTGTCCGACAAGCGCCAGGACTATGTGCACCTGACCAACCCGGACGACACGGCCGCCGTCGTCGACGTCGAGCTCTACGGCAAGGACGGCGCTCTCAAGACCACCGTGGCCGAGGGCATCCCGGTTCCCGGCGGGGCCGGCCTGCCGGTCCTGCTGTCGACGCTGACCGCGGACCCGGCGGAGGACGTGACCGTTCACGTCACCACCCGTACCGGCCGCGTCGGCGCCGTCGTGCGGTCCGCGGAGGAGGACAGCGGCAGCGACTGGCTGGCCGCCTCCGCCGACCCGGCGGGCACGGCCGTGCTGCCCGGCATCCCGGCGGACGCGACCTCCGTGCAGCTGGTGGCGTTCGCCCCCGGGGACGACGACGCGGAGCTGCAGGTGCGGCTGGCGGGTGCGACGGGGACCATCACCCCGGCCGGGGCGGAGACGCTCCACGTGAAGTCCGGGATGACGGCGAGCCTCGACCTGAAGGACGTCACCCGGGGCGAGGCCGGATCGCTCGTCCTCAGCCCGGTCGAAGGCGGCCGGCCCACCCCGGTGGTGGCCGCGCTGCGTGTCGTGCGGGGCGAGGGCGACAAGAAGGAGGTCGCCTTCATCCCGGCCGCCGCGCCGGTGGGGGAGCGCGCGACGGTGGCGGACAACCGGGCCAAGGGTTCCCAGCTGTCGCTCGTGGCGGCGGGGAAGGCCGCCGAGGTCAAGGTCACCGCGTCGGCGGGGACCGAGGGCGGTACACAGGTCGTCAAGACGTACTCGGTGAAGGCCGGGACGACGCTGGCCGTGCCCGCTCCGGTGCCGGCCGGGCTCAAGGGGTCCTACGCGCTCACGGTCGAGACGGTGTCCGGCGGGCCGGTGCACGCGTCACGGTCGCTGGAGATCGCCGAGGACGGCATTCCCATGTTCACCGTGCAGACGCTGCCGGACGACCGCGGGATGGTGGCCGTGCCGGAGGCGGAACAGGATCTCTCCGTGCTGGACGACTGA
- a CDS encoding WhiB family transcriptional regulator — MTELFEQLLVEDADEELGWQERALCAQTDPESFFPEKGGSTREAKKVCLACEVRSECLEYALNNDERFGIWGGLSERERRRLKKAAV, encoded by the coding sequence ATGACCGAGCTGTTCGAACAACTGCTGGTCGAGGACGCGGACGAGGAACTCGGCTGGCAGGAGCGCGCGTTGTGCGCCCAGACCGATCCCGAGTCCTTCTTCCCCGAGAAGGGTGGCTCCACCCGCGAGGCGAAGAAGGTCTGCCTCGCCTGCGAGGTCCGCTCCGAATGTCTCGAATACGCCCTGAACAACGACGAGAGATTCGGAATCTGGGGCGGCCTCTCGGAGCGGGAACGCCGGCGCCTGAAGAAGGCAGCCGTCTGA
- a CDS encoding coenzyme F420-0:L-glutamate ligase — MSPASYRVWALPGLGEVRPGDNLAKLIAATSPGLADGDVLLVTSKIVSKAEGRIVRAADREAAIDAETVRVVARRGTLRIVENRQGLVMAAAGVDASNTPTGTVLLLPEDPDASARAIREGLRDELGVDLGVIVTDTSGRPWRTGLTDIAIGAAGVRVLDDLRGGTDAHGNPLSATVVATADELAAAGDLVKGKADGLPVAVVRGLPHIVDDAGEDARALVRIAADDMFRLGTSEAIREAVTQRRTVREFTDEPVDGGAVRRAVAAAVTAPAPHHTTPWRFVLLESAASRHRLLDAMRDAWIADLRRDGKSEESVAKRVRRGDVLRNAPYLAVPCLVTDGAHTYGDERRDAAEREMFVVATGAGVQNFLVALAGERLGSAWVSSTMFCRDVVREVLSLPKTWDPMGAVAIGHPAAAPKARPAREAAAFIEVR, encoded by the coding sequence GTGAGCCCGGCGTCGTACCGGGTCTGGGCGCTGCCCGGACTCGGCGAGGTCCGGCCCGGTGACAACCTCGCCAAGCTGATCGCCGCCACCTCCCCCGGGCTGGCCGACGGGGACGTACTGCTCGTCACCTCCAAGATCGTGAGCAAGGCGGAGGGGCGGATCGTCCGGGCGGCGGACCGCGAGGCCGCCATCGACGCGGAGACGGTACGGGTCGTCGCCCGGCGCGGCACCCTGCGCATCGTCGAGAACCGGCAGGGCCTGGTGATGGCCGCGGCCGGTGTCGACGCGTCCAACACCCCCACGGGCACGGTGCTGTTGCTGCCCGAGGATCCGGACGCCTCCGCCCGCGCGATCCGCGAGGGGCTGCGCGACGAGCTCGGCGTCGACCTCGGCGTCATCGTGACCGACACCTCCGGCCGGCCCTGGCGGACCGGACTGACCGACATCGCGATCGGCGCGGCGGGCGTGCGGGTCCTGGACGACCTGCGCGGCGGCACCGACGCCCACGGCAATCCCCTCAGCGCCACCGTGGTGGCCACCGCCGACGAACTCGCCGCCGCGGGCGACCTGGTGAAGGGCAAGGCCGACGGACTGCCGGTCGCCGTCGTCCGCGGCCTGCCGCACATCGTGGACGACGCCGGCGAGGACGCGAGAGCTCTGGTCCGGATCGCCGCCGACGACATGTTCCGGCTGGGCACCTCGGAGGCGATACGGGAGGCGGTGACCCAGCGCCGTACGGTCCGCGAGTTCACGGACGAGCCGGTGGACGGCGGCGCGGTGCGGCGCGCGGTCGCGGCCGCGGTGACGGCGCCCGCCCCCCATCACACGACGCCGTGGCGCTTCGTCCTGCTCGAGTCCGCCGCCTCCCGCCACCGCCTGCTCGACGCGATGCGTGACGCCTGGATCGCGGACCTGCGCCGCGACGGGAAGTCGGAGGAGTCCGTCGCCAAGCGGGTCCGGCGCGGGGACGTCCTGCGCAACGCCCCGTACCTGGCGGTGCCGTGCCTGGTGACGGACGGGGCCCATACGTACGGCGACGAGCGCAGGGACGCGGCGGAACGCGAGATGTTCGTCGTCGCGACGGGCGCGGGCGTGCAGAACTTCCTGGTGGCGCTCGCGGGTGAGCGGCTGGGATCGGCGTGGGTCTCCTCGACGATGTTCTGCCGCGATGTGGTGCGGGAGGTGCTGTCGCTGCCAAAGACGTGGGATCCCATGGGGGCGGTGGCGATCGGTCACCCCGCCGCCGCGCCCAAGGCGCGCCCGGCGCGGGAGGCCGCCGCGTTCATCGAGGTCCGCTAG
- a CDS encoding DNA-3-methyladenine glycosylase family protein — protein MAGRFRPDPNRATVRGGATGVPAAIPRQVPATAATARTRRWTPPWPLDLALVLGPLRRGPADPTFRMTPDGSVRRASRTPAGPGTLHVTLRAGAVEAEAWGPGAEWLLDRLPELLGAADEPEAFTPRHRLVAASQHRRPGLRLLRTGLVMESLIPSILEQKITTDEAYRAWRLLVRKYGEPAPGPDQGLYVMPEPRTWALVPSWEWHRAGVDNKRASTILRAVRVARRMEEAAAMEPEQAMARLELIPGIGPWTSAEVIQRSNGAPDAVTVGDLHLPRIVGYALAGERDTDDAAMLELLAPYEGQRHRAARLILLAGRVPPRREPKMRKVDIAAW, from the coding sequence ATGGCAGGGCGCTTCCGACCGGACCCGAACCGCGCCACCGTGCGCGGTGGCGCGACGGGCGTACCCGCGGCGATACCGCGACAGGTCCCTGCCACGGCCGCCACCGCCCGCACCCGGCGGTGGACCCCGCCGTGGCCGCTGGACCTCGCACTGGTCCTCGGCCCGCTGCGCCGGGGCCCCGCCGATCCCACCTTCCGTATGACGCCGGACGGCTCCGTCCGGCGGGCCAGCCGTACCCCGGCCGGGCCCGGGACACTGCACGTCACGCTGCGGGCGGGCGCCGTCGAGGCCGAGGCCTGGGGGCCGGGCGCGGAGTGGCTTCTCGACCGCCTTCCCGAACTGCTCGGGGCCGCCGACGAGCCGGAGGCCTTCACGCCGCGGCACCGGCTGGTCGCCGCGTCCCAGCACCGGCGGCCGGGACTGCGGCTGCTGCGCACCGGACTCGTCATGGAGTCCCTGATCCCCTCGATCCTGGAACAGAAGATCACCACGGACGAGGCCTACCGGGCCTGGCGGCTGCTGGTCCGCAAGTACGGCGAACCGGCGCCCGGCCCGGACCAGGGCCTGTACGTCATGCCGGAGCCGCGCACCTGGGCGCTCGTCCCGTCATGGGAATGGCACCGGGCGGGCGTCGACAACAAGCGCGCGTCGACGATCCTGCGCGCGGTGCGGGTGGCCCGCCGGATGGAGGAAGCCGCGGCGATGGAACCCGAACAGGCCATGGCGCGACTGGAGTTGATCCCCGGCATCGGCCCGTGGACCTCGGCGGAGGTGATCCAGCGCAGCAACGGCGCCCCCGACGCCGTCACCGTCGGCGACCTGCACCTGCCCCGGATCGTCGGCTACGCACTGGCCGGGGAACGCGACACCGACGACGCGGCGATGCTGGAACTGCTCGCCCCTTACGAGGGCCAACGCCACCGCGCGGCCCGCCTGATCCTGCTGGCGGGCCGTGTCCCGCCGCGCCGCGAACCGAAGATGCGCAAGGTCGACATCGCCGCGTGGTGA
- a CDS encoding cysteine dioxygenase, with protein MNSDSDLQIAGDILAVQHLLQPAREHPATVAEFAGLARSIAADRAQWAHLVEYDATTRWYHRLGTGPGYEIWLLSWVPGQGSGLHDHGPSSGVLTVLEGELTERTARGERSLEAGAQRVFAPGYAHEVVNDSLEPAVSLHVYYPGLTEMPMHTAASCTTEPVSV; from the coding sequence ATGAACAGCGACAGCGACCTCCAGATCGCCGGCGACATCCTCGCCGTACAGCACCTGCTCCAGCCCGCCCGTGAGCACCCGGCCACCGTGGCCGAGTTCGCCGGGCTCGCCCGCTCCATCGCCGCCGACCGCGCGCAGTGGGCGCACCTCGTCGAATACGACGCCACCACGCGCTGGTACCACCGGCTCGGCACCGGCCCCGGTTACGAGATCTGGCTGCTCAGCTGGGTCCCCGGCCAGGGCAGCGGGCTCCACGACCACGGCCCTTCCTCCGGAGTGCTCACCGTCCTCGAAGGCGAGCTGACCGAGCGCACCGCACGCGGCGAGCGTTCGCTCGAGGCCGGTGCGCAGCGGGTCTTCGCACCCGGCTACGCGCACGAGGTCGTCAACGACTCCCTCGAACCGGCCGTGAGCCTGCACGTCTACTACCCGGGCCTGACCGAGATGCCGATGCACACGGCCGCGAGCTGCACGACGGAGCCGGTTTCCGTCTGA